Proteins encoded within one genomic window of Chlorobaculum sp. MV4-Y:
- a CDS encoding prolyl oligopeptidase family serine peptidase: MRTLRISFLLHLVALLLISSIPTFAGSKANMFAPSANVVETVCGERIADPYRPLENLKDPKVLDWYKREADQARAVLDSIPVRSELLAKMVEFDKRRPEKIYDLSITDNNRYFYLKQTPADETGKLFFREGYKGKERLLFDPATYKDGSGGTFVISQATPNIDGSKVVIGVSANGSEDAILFVMDVRNGHIWPERIDRCRFASPSWLPDGNAFYYTRMNSNDPLDQNRQKDSRVWLHVVGTDPSTDREIFSRTHDPELKIKAEDIPYVSYDRKSLKLYAFVSSVDPRVTAWYAPADAIDESTIAWKQLFRPEDEVYDFATTKHDLYVFTPKNAPRFKVLKTSLDNPDLATAETVIPEPAEGTLTALALTDKGLFYTISTNGVREELYHQNYDSRQPEKIETPFEAGTMSIGSKGFDRPELWTVMGGWNHDYRRYRYDLRHNRFIDETLSSKASYPEYDNLEVREVMATSYDGVKMPLSLIYNRGMKIDGKTPVLIYGYGAYGNSMTPFFSPSFLLWTYKGGMIAVAHVRGGGELGDAWHKAGMKSTKPNTWKDLIACAEYLIHKGYTSPEHIAINSASAGGILIGRAMTERPDLFAAAMPQVGVLNALRGEFSPNGPVNVPEFGTVKNPEECKALLEMDAYLHLRDGVKYPAALITAGMNDPRVPAWQPAKFAARLQEATTSGKPVLFFTDYKAGHGIGDTKTKQFESLADMLSFGLWQTGGAAQ, from the coding sequence ATGCGAACACTCCGGATTTCTTTCCTCCTGCACCTCGTTGCCCTTCTGCTCATCTCGTCGATTCCAACCTTTGCGGGAAGCAAGGCGAACATGTTTGCGCCATCGGCGAATGTCGTCGAAACCGTCTGCGGCGAGCGCATCGCCGACCCGTACCGGCCTCTTGAGAATCTGAAAGACCCGAAGGTTCTGGACTGGTACAAACGAGAGGCTGATCAGGCCCGCGCGGTGCTCGACTCCATTCCCGTCCGCAGCGAATTGCTCGCGAAGATGGTGGAGTTCGACAAGCGCCGCCCGGAGAAAATCTACGACCTGTCGATCACCGACAACAACCGCTACTTCTACCTCAAGCAAACCCCTGCCGACGAAACCGGCAAGCTCTTTTTCCGGGAAGGGTACAAAGGCAAGGAGCGCCTGCTGTTCGACCCGGCGACCTACAAGGATGGCAGCGGCGGCACATTCGTCATCAGCCAGGCGACGCCGAACATCGATGGTTCAAAGGTGGTCATCGGCGTGTCGGCGAATGGCTCGGAAGACGCGATCCTGTTCGTCATGGATGTCAGAAACGGCCATATATGGCCCGAGAGAATTGACCGGTGCCGCTTCGCCTCCCCTTCGTGGCTGCCGGATGGCAACGCCTTCTACTACACCCGCATGAACAGCAACGACCCGCTCGACCAGAATCGTCAGAAAGACAGCCGGGTCTGGCTGCACGTCGTGGGCACCGATCCTTCGACCGACCGCGAAATCTTTTCGCGCACGCACGATCCTGAGCTTAAAATCAAGGCAGAGGACATTCCCTATGTTTCATACGACCGCAAAAGCCTCAAGCTTTATGCCTTCGTGAGCAGCGTCGATCCGAGAGTCACCGCATGGTACGCCCCTGCCGACGCGATTGACGAATCGACAATTGCGTGGAAGCAGCTCTTCCGCCCCGAAGACGAGGTGTACGATTTCGCAACTACGAAGCACGACCTCTACGTTTTCACCCCGAAGAACGCCCCTCGTTTCAAGGTGCTGAAAACCTCCCTCGACAATCCCGATCTGGCGACAGCAGAAACGGTCATTCCCGAGCCGGCGGAAGGAACACTCACCGCCCTCGCCCTGACCGACAAGGGACTTTTCTACACCATCTCGACCAACGGCGTCCGGGAAGAGTTGTACCATCAGAATTACGACAGCAGGCAGCCAGAGAAGATCGAAACTCCGTTCGAGGCAGGCACGATGTCAATCGGCTCGAAAGGCTTCGACAGGCCTGAACTGTGGACGGTCATGGGCGGCTGGAACCATGACTACCGGCGCTACCGCTACGACCTGCGCCACAACCGCTTCATCGACGAAACGCTCTCCTCGAAAGCGAGCTATCCCGAGTACGACAACCTCGAAGTCAGAGAGGTGATGGCGACCTCGTACGACGGCGTCAAGATGCCGCTGTCGCTGATCTACAATCGCGGCATGAAGATCGACGGCAAAACCCCCGTGCTGATCTACGGCTACGGCGCGTATGGCAACTCGATGACTCCGTTCTTCAGCCCCTCGTTCCTGCTCTGGACCTACAAGGGCGGCATGATCGCCGTGGCCCACGTGCGCGGTGGTGGCGAGCTGGGCGATGCCTGGCACAAGGCTGGCATGAAATCGACCAAGCCGAACACATGGAAAGACCTCATCGCTTGCGCCGAATATCTGATTCATAAGGGCTACACCTCGCCCGAACATATCGCCATCAACTCGGCAAGCGCGGGTGGCATCCTCATTGGACGCGCCATGACCGAACGCCCCGACCTCTTCGCCGCCGCCATGCCGCAGGTCGGCGTGCTCAACGCGCTGAGAGGCGAATTCAGCCCCAACGGCCCGGTCAACGTCCCTGAATTCGGCACGGTGAAAAACCCCGAAGAGTGCAAAGCGCTTCTCGAGATGGACGCCTACCTGCACCTCCGCGACGGCGTGAAATATCCTGCGGCGCTCATCACCGCAGGCATGAACGACCCCAGAGTCCCTGCCTGGCAACCCGCCAAATTTGCCGCAAGGTTACAGGAAGCGACCACCTCCGGCAAACCAGTGCTCTTTTTTACGGATTACAAAGCCGGCCACGGCATCGGCGACACGAAGACCAAGCAGTTCGAATCGCTGGCTGACATGCTGAGCTTCGGATTGTGGCAGACCGGCGGAGCCGCCCAATGA
- the tmk gene encoding dTMP kinase: MLITFEGIDGAGKSTQVMKLKRYLQERGRKVLALREPGGTPVAEEIRELLLESRNDITPVGELLLFAASRAELVQQVIRPALENGSDVILDRFFDSTTAYQGYGRGLDLDMLAEINRIASCSLVPDVTFYLDLTPEDALMRKFSEKSLPLAFESEELDRMENSGLEFYRRVREGYHKIGAENPSRCVMIDALLHQAEIHRKIVESLDALCAKSG; encoded by the coding sequence ATGCTCATTACATTTGAAGGAATCGACGGAGCTGGAAAATCGACGCAGGTCATGAAGCTCAAACGCTATCTCCAGGAGCGGGGACGCAAAGTTCTGGCCCTGCGCGAACCAGGAGGCACTCCCGTGGCCGAAGAGATCAGGGAGCTGCTGCTCGAAAGCCGCAACGACATCACCCCCGTAGGAGAGCTGCTGCTCTTTGCCGCAAGCCGCGCGGAGCTGGTGCAGCAGGTTATCAGGCCGGCGCTCGAAAACGGCAGTGACGTCATTCTCGACCGCTTCTTCGATTCAACGACTGCCTATCAGGGTTACGGACGGGGCCTTGACCTCGACATGCTGGCCGAAATCAACCGCATCGCCTCATGCAGCCTTGTACCGGATGTCACCTTCTATCTCGACCTCACCCCGGAAGACGCGCTCATGAGAAAGTTTTCCGAAAAGTCCCTGCCACTGGCATTTGAATCCGAAGAGCTCGACCGGATGGAAAACTCGGGACTCGAGTTTTACCGGCGGGTACGTGAAGGATATCACAAGATTGGCGCTGAAAACCCGTCGCGCTGCGTCATGATCGACGCGCTTCTCCATCAGGCGGAAATCCACCGAAAAATCGTGGAAAGCCTCGATGCGCTCTGTGCAAAATCCGGGTAA
- a CDS encoding ABC-F family ATP-binding cassette domain-containing protein encodes MVLLTVEGIGKTYGLKTLFEEVSFGIDDRDKVGIIGANGSGKSTLMKILAGSETPDTGRVMVSKEKKISYLPQVSPYDEDDTVLEAVLKSGDKVMALICEYELALEALEHAEGDHQTALIEKVTHLSHELDVSGAWELESNAKAVLGKLGLNDLTAKMGTLSGGQRKRVALAHALVAPSDALILDEPTNHLDADSVEWLESYIRRYAGAVILITHDRYFLDRVATRMIELDGKTAKTYTGGYASYLVQKEEEEEQEIRDERKRNALAKQELEWMRTGAKARTTKQKARLQRAETLVYAPKKAETQEMEIGFGAERLGNKIVEFHDVSKSWGEKKLLRSFDYLLEKGDRIGIIGPNGSGKTTLLEMIAGRVKPDSGRIEIGPTVKIGYYDQESRHLDDEKRVIEYIKEEAEQIKTKDGTLVSAAKMLERFLFSGAAQYNPIGNLSGGERRRLYLLRQLIGAPNVLLLDEPTNDLDIPTLRVLEDYLDTFPGCLVVVSHDRYFLDRTVEHIFAFEGDGIVRRYPGNYTVYLEMKAAFADEPAAKPKPATAPPAKPAPVVAPSPKQRKLNSKEKRELELLEQAIAGAEARQETINAELAAASSDFDAVQRLGDELHAIQAKLDSDMARWAELAEFA; translated from the coding sequence ATGGTATTACTGACGGTTGAAGGGATTGGCAAGACGTACGGGTTGAAAACGCTGTTCGAGGAGGTGTCGTTCGGCATCGATGACCGCGACAAGGTTGGCATCATCGGCGCGAATGGCAGCGGCAAGAGCACGCTGATGAAAATCCTGGCCGGGAGTGAGACGCCCGACACCGGAAGGGTGATGGTGTCGAAGGAAAAGAAAATCTCTTACCTGCCGCAGGTCTCGCCATACGACGAGGACGACACCGTGCTCGAAGCGGTGCTCAAGTCGGGCGACAAGGTGATGGCGCTCATTTGCGAATATGAACTGGCCCTTGAGGCGCTCGAACATGCTGAAGGCGACCACCAGACCGCCCTGATCGAGAAGGTGACGCATCTGTCGCACGAACTCGACGTGAGCGGCGCTTGGGAGCTGGAGTCGAACGCCAAGGCGGTGCTCGGCAAGCTCGGCCTGAACGATCTGACGGCGAAAATGGGCACGCTCTCCGGCGGCCAGCGCAAGCGTGTGGCGCTCGCCCACGCCCTTGTGGCGCCGAGCGATGCGCTGATTCTCGACGAACCGACCAACCACCTCGATGCCGACAGCGTCGAGTGGCTCGAAAGCTACATCCGCCGCTACGCCGGGGCGGTGATTCTCATCACGCACGACCGCTACTTCCTCGACCGCGTCGCCACCCGCATGATCGAGCTGGACGGCAAAACGGCCAAAACCTACACCGGCGGCTACGCGAGCTACCTCGTCCAGAAGGAGGAGGAGGAGGAGCAGGAGATTCGCGACGAGCGCAAGCGCAACGCACTCGCCAAGCAGGAGCTTGAGTGGATGCGCACCGGCGCGAAAGCCCGCACCACCAAGCAGAAAGCGCGCTTGCAGCGAGCCGAAACGCTGGTCTATGCGCCGAAAAAGGCAGAGACGCAGGAGATGGAGATCGGCTTCGGCGCGGAACGGCTTGGCAACAAGATCGTCGAGTTCCACGACGTCTCGAAGTCGTGGGGCGAGAAGAAGCTGCTTCGCTCGTTCGACTACCTGCTCGAAAAGGGCGACCGCATCGGCATCATCGGCCCGAACGGCTCCGGCAAGACCACGCTGCTCGAAATGATTGCCGGGCGCGTGAAGCCCGACAGCGGGCGCATCGAGATCGGTCCGACGGTGAAAATCGGCTACTACGATCAGGAAAGCCGCCACCTCGACGACGAAAAGCGCGTGATCGAGTACATCAAGGAGGAGGCCGAGCAGATTAAGACCAAGGACGGCACGCTGGTCTCCGCCGCCAAGATGCTCGAACGGTTCCTCTTTTCAGGGGCAGCGCAGTACAACCCCATCGGCAACCTTTCGGGCGGCGAGCGGCGGCGGCTCTACCTGTTGCGCCAGCTCATCGGAGCGCCGAACGTGCTCTTGCTCGACGAGCCGACCAATGACCTCGACATCCCGACCCTGCGCGTGCTCGAAGACTACCTCGACACCTTTCCGGGGTGCCTCGTTGTCGTCAGCCACGACCGCTACTTCCTCGACCGCACCGTCGAGCACATCTTTGCCTTCGAGGGCGATGGTATCGTGCGCCGCTACCCCGGCAACTACACCGTCTATCTGGAGATGAAAGCCGCCTTCGCCGATGAGCCAGCCGCAAAGCCGAAACCTGCGACCGCGCCACCCGCAAAACCTGCGCCGGTGGTGGCTCCGTCGCCGAAACAGCGCAAACTCAACAGCAAGGAGAAGCGCGAACTGGAGTTGCTCGAACAAGCCATCGCCGGAGCTGAAGCGCGGCAGGAAACGATCAACGCAGAGCTCGCCGCTGCCAGTTCCGACTTCGATGCCGTTCAGCGCCTTGGTGACGAACTGCACGCGATTCAGGCAAAGCTCGATAGCGACATGGCGCGCTGGGCTGAATTGGCCGAGTTCGCGTGA
- the lpdA gene encoding dihydrolipoyl dehydrogenase — translation MQQADNFAAQFDVAVIGSGPGGYEAAIHAARHGLKTCLVEKSSLGGVCVNWGCIPTKALLRSAEVYDLAKNPTTFGVNVGEVSFDLAQAVKRSRNVALKSSKGVAYLLKKADVEVWAGEAALAGGAGVTVTMQDGSVRTLEARNIIIATGSKQRVIPGLEPDGKKIITSREALILKEVPESMIVVGGGAIGVEMAWFYAKAGAKVTIVELMSRILPAEDAEVSEALKRLFEKAGIAVHCGAKLDNVAVSDAGVSAELVEEGKEPQKLDATCLLVAVGVTGAIDGLGLEAAGVETERGFIRTDGQCRTSAPGIYAIGDVRGGMLLAHKASAEAAIAVEAIAGKSPEPLSESLIPRCVYAQPSVASVGLTEEAAIKAGHQVVVGRSQFAASGKANAYGQLEGFVKLVFDATTGRMLGGHLIGHDTVELIGELGLACRYGVTAEGLVNTVHAHPTLSETVREAAFDALQSMG, via the coding sequence ATGCAGCAGGCAGACAATTTCGCAGCGCAATTCGATGTCGCTGTCATCGGCTCCGGCCCCGGCGGTTATGAAGCGGCGATTCACGCCGCGCGTCACGGCCTGAAAACCTGCCTTGTCGAAAAGTCGAGCCTCGGCGGCGTGTGCGTCAACTGGGGCTGCATTCCGACCAAAGCGCTGCTTCGGAGCGCAGAGGTGTACGATCTGGCAAAGAATCCCACGACTTTCGGCGTCAATGTCGGCGAGGTGTCGTTTGATCTCGCGCAGGCTGTCAAGCGCAGCCGGAACGTGGCGCTGAAAAGCTCGAAGGGCGTGGCGTATCTGCTGAAGAAGGCTGATGTGGAGGTGTGGGCGGGCGAGGCGGCACTGGCCGGCGGTGCGGGAGTGACCGTCACCATGCAGGATGGTTCCGTGCGCACGCTTGAAGCTCGGAATATCATCATCGCGACTGGGTCGAAGCAGCGCGTGATTCCGGGACTGGAACCGGACGGCAAGAAGATCATCACCAGCCGCGAGGCGCTGATTCTGAAAGAGGTTCCGGAGTCGATGATCGTGGTCGGCGGCGGAGCGATTGGTGTCGAGATGGCCTGGTTCTACGCCAAGGCGGGCGCGAAGGTGACCATCGTCGAGCTGATGTCGCGCATATTGCCCGCCGAGGATGCGGAGGTTTCGGAGGCGCTGAAGCGCTTGTTCGAAAAGGCGGGCATCGCCGTGCACTGCGGGGCAAAGCTTGATAATGTTGCCGTCAGCGATGCCGGAGTGAGCGCGGAGCTGGTCGAAGAGGGCAAGGAGCCGCAGAAGCTTGACGCGACGTGCCTTCTGGTTGCTGTCGGCGTGACCGGCGCGATCGATGGACTTGGCCTCGAAGCGGCGGGCGTCGAGACGGAGCGAGGATTCATTCGCACCGACGGTCAGTGCCGCACCTCCGCGCCGGGTATCTACGCCATCGGCGACGTGCGCGGCGGGATGCTGCTGGCGCACAAGGCTTCGGCGGAGGCGGCGATTGCCGTCGAGGCTATTGCCGGAAAGTCGCCTGAGCCGTTGTCGGAGTCTCTCATTCCGCGCTGTGTTTATGCCCAGCCATCGGTGGCGTCCGTCGGCTTGACCGAGGAGGCTGCGATCAAGGCGGGGCATCAGGTTGTGGTTGGCCGCTCGCAGTTCGCCGCATCGGGCAAGGCTAATGCTTACGGGCAACTTGAAGGTTTCGTCAAACTCGTCTTCGATGCCACGACAGGCCGGATGCTCGGCGGTCATCTCATCGGCCACGACACGGTCGAGCTGATCGGCGAACTTGGCCTGGCGTGCCGCTACGGCGTGACCGCCGAAGGCCTCGTGAATACGGTTCACGCCCATCCGACCCTGTCGGAAACGGTCAGGGAGGCGGCGTTCGATGCACTTCAAAGCATGGGGTAA
- a CDS encoding alpha/beta fold hydrolase: MASSSCHRLPERSACRADAMCSNRSLPASGASLAKCSTWRFTTNRQAIDDGTYRKVLQIARDRDAYETVMSLNRDMLKLDLKRTGLRARPRELKQPVLIIWGDRDQYISPKIAHIVKKELPHAKLVIFRECGHSPMLEYPEQFSTAITEFIHQEPPLP, translated from the coding sequence ATGGCTTCATCGTCCTGCCATCGTTTGCCAGAGCGCTCAGCCTGCCGGGCGGACGCCATGTGCTCAAACCGCTCGTTACCGGCGAGCGGCGCATCGCTGGCAAAATGCTCGACGTGGCGATTCACAACCAACCGGCAGGCCATCGACGATGGAACGTACCGCAAAGTACTCCAGATTGCGCGAGACCGCGATGCTTACGAGACCGTCATGAGCCTGAACCGCGACATGCTAAAGCTCGACCTGAAGCGCACCGGCCTGCGAGCGAGGCCCCGGGAACTGAAACAACCCGTACTGATCATCTGGGGCGATCGGGACCAATACATCTCGCCAAAAATTGCCCACATCGTGAAGAAAGAGCTACCTCATGCAAAGCTGGTCATCTTCCGGGAGTGCGGCCACTCTCCGATGCTCGAATATCCGGAACAGTTCAGCACAGCAATCACGGAATTCATTCACCAGGAACCACCATTGCCTTAA
- a CDS encoding DNA alkylation repair protein, protein MLAAIQFRLESLADTPTAAILRRFFKTGPGEYGEGDRFRGIRVPVLRKLCREFRHAGVEVISELLDSPWHEDRMLALLLLIERYRASSESSRREALYEFYCTRTDRVNNWDLVDLSAPCVVGRHLHNRDRSRLYRFAESTSLWERRIAIVSTFHFIRNNDFADTIALAERLLADPEELLHKATGWMLREVGKRDQPLLEAFLDHYATVMPRTALRYAIERLPEDERRAYLLRR, encoded by the coding sequence ATGCTTGCTGCAATTCAATTCCGCCTCGAATCTCTTGCCGACACGCCGACAGCGGCGATTCTCCGTCGCTTTTTCAAGACCGGCCCCGGTGAGTATGGCGAGGGCGACCGGTTTCGCGGCATCCGCGTACCGGTGCTCCGCAAGCTGTGCCGGGAGTTCCGGCATGCGGGCGTCGAGGTGATTTCGGAGCTGCTCGACTCGCCGTGGCACGAAGACCGGATGCTCGCGCTGCTCCTGCTCATCGAGCGCTACCGGGCGTCGAGCGAAAGCAGCAGGAGGGAGGCGCTGTACGAGTTCTACTGCACGCGAACCGACCGCGTCAACAACTGGGATCTGGTCGATCTCTCCGCGCCCTGCGTCGTTGGCCGTCATCTCCACAATCGCGACCGCTCGCGGCTTTACCGCTTCGCCGAATCGACCAGCCTCTGGGAGCGCCGTATCGCCATCGTTTCGACCTTCCATTTCATCCGTAACAACGACTTTGCCGACACTATTGCCCTTGCCGAACGGTTGCTCGCCGACCCCGAAGAGCTGCTCCACAAAGCCACCGGCTGGATGCTCCGCGAAGTCGGCAAGCGCGATCAGCCATTGCTTGAAGCCTTCCTTGACCACTACGCCACCGTAATGCCGCGCACGGCATTACGGTATGCTATCGAGCGCTTGCCGGAGGATGAGCGGCGGGCGTACCTGCTGCGTCGGTGA
- a CDS encoding SDR family oxidoreductase, with product MSTSDNGKVLLITGASSGIGRSTAIQAVEAGWKVVVAARSAEKLAALVDELGTERAMAVPCDVAEWSRQEAMVQKTIERFGRLDAVFANAGFSKGSSFIDGEHKPDEWRDMVMTNVFGAAATARLTLPELLKTRGHFLVTGSVLGRVTSIRNLYAATKWAVTGIAQAIRNEVASRGVRVTLVEPGIVDTPFWEGLQKPAAPELLSEDVARAVLFALGQPPHVDVSEIIIRPTGQAH from the coding sequence ATGAGCACATCAGATAACGGAAAGGTTCTTCTCATCACCGGGGCTTCGAGCGGCATCGGGCGTTCGACCGCGATTCAGGCCGTGGAGGCGGGCTGGAAGGTTGTGGTGGCGGCGCGATCGGCCGAAAAGCTGGCAGCGCTTGTCGATGAACTCGGTACCGAGCGGGCGATGGCCGTGCCGTGCGACGTGGCGGAGTGGAGCCGACAGGAGGCGATGGTGCAGAAAACAATCGAGCGCTTCGGCAGGCTCGATGCGGTGTTCGCCAATGCAGGATTCTCGAAAGGATCGTCGTTCATCGACGGTGAGCACAAGCCCGACGAGTGGCGCGACATGGTGATGACCAACGTCTTCGGCGCGGCGGCAACGGCGCGGCTCACGCTGCCGGAGCTGCTCAAAACCAGAGGACATTTCCTCGTTACCGGCTCGGTGCTGGGCCGCGTGACGTCGATCCGCAACCTTTACGCCGCCACAAAATGGGCCGTCACCGGCATAGCGCAGGCGATCCGCAACGAGGTAGCAAGCCGTGGCGTGCGGGTGACGCTGGTCGAACCGGGTATCGTCGATACGCCGTTCTGGGAGGGGTTGCAGAAACCGGCAGCACCGGAACTGCTTTCGGAGGATGTCGCCCGCGCAGTGCTCTTCGCTCTCGGCCAGCCGCCGCATGTGGATGTGAGCGAAATCATCATCCGCCCGACCGGCCAGGCGCACTGA
- a CDS encoding Spy/CpxP family protein refolding chaperone yields MKKKLVMTALVAGLLGSAGTVFAASSNDQPVPCARPGISGPADARGYGMGPEARFAWQDMRQQRMKQALDLSDIQEQKMMELRRGFYQESRPVRQSMRNLQRDLALESVKQSPDKRRISNLTQRIGREHVRLAQLESRHLRELAKVLDARQLDRLLQMKDNFGGKRWGRG; encoded by the coding sequence ATGAAAAAGAAGTTAGTGATGACGGCCCTTGTTGCAGGGCTTTTGGGTAGTGCCGGCACGGTTTTCGCCGCCAGCAGCAATGATCAGCCAGTGCCATGTGCGCGGCCAGGTATCTCCGGGCCGGCTGATGCCCGTGGTTATGGTATGGGTCCGGAGGCCCGGTTCGCGTGGCAGGATATGAGGCAGCAGCGGATGAAACAGGCGCTTGACCTGAGCGACATTCAAGAGCAGAAAATGATGGAGCTGAGGCGCGGCTTTTATCAGGAGAGCCGTCCGGTCAGGCAATCAATGAGGAATTTGCAGCGCGACCTCGCGCTCGAATCGGTCAAACAGTCGCCCGACAAGCGCAGGATATCTAACCTTACCCAGAGAATCGGCAGGGAGCATGTGCGCCTGGCGCAGCTCGAAAGCCGCCATCTGCGCGAACTGGCCAAGGTGCTTGATGCAAGGCAGCTCGACCGCTTGCTTCAGATGAAAGACAATTTCGGCGGCAAGCGCTGGGGCAGAGGATAA
- a CDS encoding RluA family pseudouridine synthase, with amino-acid sequence MQKEPLKTESPAGLPPELEPKKMTIQVSKVQTPMRIDRYLTQQVENATRNKVQEAIEEERVLVNGRPVKSNYRIKSNDQIHITFLRPPAPELAPEDIPISILYEDDDLMVIDKEAGMVVHPAFGNWTGTLANAILHHLGKDADELDKSEMRPGIVHRLDKDTSGLIIIAKNPVALHKLATQFARRQVEKVYKAIVWGVPNPPSGTIKTNIGRSHKNRKVMANFPYEGAEGKHAITDYQVIEDLSYFALMDMTLHTGRTHQIRVHLQHIGHPILGDETYGGATPRTLPFSKSEQFTKNLLELMGRQALHAETLRFRQPTTGELLIFTAPLPEDMQLVLEKSRTIMTANPC; translated from the coding sequence ATGCAAAAAGAGCCGTTAAAAACCGAATCGCCCGCCGGGCTTCCGCCGGAACTGGAACCGAAGAAGATGACCATCCAGGTCAGCAAGGTGCAGACCCCGATGCGCATTGACCGCTACCTCACCCAGCAGGTGGAGAACGCCACGCGCAACAAGGTGCAGGAGGCGATCGAGGAAGAGCGCGTGCTGGTCAACGGCAGGCCGGTCAAGTCCAACTACCGCATCAAATCGAACGACCAGATTCACATCACCTTCCTGCGCCCGCCCGCGCCAGAGCTTGCGCCGGAGGACATTCCGATCAGCATTCTCTACGAGGATGACGACCTGATGGTGATCGACAAGGAGGCGGGCATGGTGGTGCATCCGGCGTTCGGCAACTGGACGGGTACACTGGCCAACGCGATTCTGCATCACCTCGGCAAGGATGCTGACGAGCTCGACAAAAGCGAGATGCGCCCCGGCATCGTACACCGGCTCGACAAGGACACCTCGGGGCTGATCATCATCGCCAAGAATCCGGTCGCTCTGCACAAACTCGCCACGCAATTCGCCAGGCGGCAGGTCGAAAAGGTGTACAAGGCGATTGTGTGGGGCGTGCCGAATCCGCCGTCCGGCACGATCAAAACCAACATCGGGCGCTCGCACAAAAACCGCAAGGTGATGGCCAACTTTCCCTACGAGGGCGCGGAGGGCAAGCACGCCATCACCGACTACCAGGTGATCGAGGATCTGAGCTACTTCGCGCTGATGGATATGACGCTGCACACCGGACGCACGCACCAGATCCGTGTGCACCTGCAACACATCGGCCACCCGATCCTCGGCGACGAAACCTACGGCGGCGCCACGCCGCGCACGCTGCCATTCAGCAAAAGCGAGCAGTTCACGAAAAACCTGCTGGAGCTGATGGGCCGCCAGGCGCTGCACGCCGAAACGCTCCGCTTCCGCCAGCCCACCACCGGCGAACTGCTCATCTTCACCGCACCCCTGCCGGAGGACATGCAGCTCGTGCTTGAAAAAAGTCGAACCATTATGACGGCAAATCCATGCTGA
- a CDS encoding flavodoxin family protein, which produces MKVIGINGSPRPAGNTSIMLKTVFESLEAEGIETELIQVGGTDIKGCRACYACTKNKNSQCSTKNDGFNEIFAKMAEADGMILGSPTYFADITPELKALIDRAGFVSRTNGQLFRHKVGAAVVSLRRGGGIHAYDSINHLFQICQMFMVGSTYWNLGFGGRDGGEVVNDAEGMDNMRDLGKSMAFLLKKLNA; this is translated from the coding sequence ATGAAAGTCATCGGCATCAACGGCAGCCCGCGCCCGGCGGGCAACACCTCGATCATGCTCAAAACCGTCTTCGAATCGCTCGAAGCGGAGGGCATCGAAACGGAGCTGATCCAGGTCGGCGGCACGGACATCAAGGGGTGCCGCGCGTGCTACGCCTGCACCAAAAACAAGAACAGCCAGTGCTCGACCAAAAACGACGGATTCAACGAAATCTTCGCGAAGATGGCGGAGGCCGACGGCATGATTCTCGGTTCACCCACCTACTTCGCCGACATCACGCCCGAGCTGAAAGCGCTCATCGACCGCGCGGGTTTCGTGTCGCGCACCAACGGCCAGCTTTTCCGCCACAAGGTCGGAGCCGCTGTGGTTTCGCTCCGGCGGGGCGGCGGCATTCACGCCTATGACAGCATCAACCACCTCTTCCAAATCTGCCAGATGTTCATGGTCGGTTCGACCTACTGGAACCTCGGTTTTGGCGGACGCGACGGCGGCGAGGTGGTCAATGACGCCGAAGGTATGGACAACATGCGCGACCTTGGCAAATCGATGGCCTTCCTGTTGAAGAAACTGAATGCGTAA